The window ttttaTATTGGCATCCAATGTGACTAATAGGTCAAAATTCCAAGGGAGTCTTCGGGTCTTTAACTTTCGGGATCACGGTGAACCCTTAGGAATGGAGGAGCGTTGATAAAGATGCGAAAACAAAAGCCACCACATCATCTACAACTAGGTCCCAATATCTCTTAAGGAAACGAAAAGTAAAACTATCAGGTCCTGGGGCCTTCGACGAACCACAATCCCAAATAGCTCTTTTGATTTCCTAATGAGCGAAATAAGCCTCTATAAGATGAAATTGAGCCTCAGAAAGACTACTAAAAAGACGATACTCTTTATTAGGCTGCTACCGAATCTTTCAGGATAAGAGACACTCATAATAACTATGGAAATCCTCCTTCACTCTATATGGCTCATCCACCCACACCCCGTCAATGAAAAAACCTCGTATAGCTAACTGACTTCACTTATGAGTAAGAGTGCCATTAAAGAAACTTGAATTCTCATCACCCTCGATGCTCCAATCAACCTTGGCTTTTTGAGCCACTTCAATTTGGGAAATATGATCGATCTCTGCCATCTCCTTTAAGGAAGTAATTGTTATTCTCTATCTGAAGCTGAACCATCATCATTCATAAGAATTATATCTAAAGCCTCAACATTTTCCAGTAGCTCCTTTCTCTTATTAGACATCTGGGTACGAGTAATAAATTTCCTCACTCTCAGGTTAGATTTAAGAGTCTGAAGTTTCTTCTTAAAAATAACCCATGAATTCAAATTTCTTGTCTCATCCACCGAATGTGACCACGAAGCACGTAAAATATTGAGCAACAGCCAGAACTGCATCAACAATCGGCGTTACTATTTCTGTCGGTTCTGGATCAGTAGGCTTCGAAAAAGAAACAGTTAGATACACAAACTGAAGTTCATCATTAACTTCCTGGGGCATTTTTTCGTGAATGTGGGTTGAATTAACATGTTGCTGAACAGGAATACCATTCACTCCTATAGTAGATTCCGAAAATGCCCCTGAGAATTAATTTTTCTTGGTTTGTCTAATTTTCCAGCATTTAGTTCTTCATTTTCCATTCTTTCTATTGTTTCATAAACAGCAAACATATTAGAAGATAAATCTTCTTTTTCATGTAATGAGAATTACTTTCACCCTCTTCAAAATGAGCATAGCCATTATCGCCATCATCCTCATTTATGGAGCGACAAGACGAGAAGGTCGGATTCCACCTAGGAGCTAATTCTTTGATTCTTATTAGGAATGTCACACCATCTACTCTAACATACATCGACTCCCAAATGATAACAAGAAAAGTTGTTAAAATGCACACTcgatttttataaacatcttcACCTAACCCGTCATCAAGTTGTTCAATAGTTCCCCACTTGGCCAACATTTTCTTGAACGTAGACTTCAAAATGTCTTTAGCATTTTCCCAATCACCCGCCATTGATGCTTTGTAGAGGGGAAAACAGATTTCAAGGAAATCTTCTCTTCTTCCATCTATTTAATCACAAAATGATGCTATACTCAATTTTTAGAACAATAAGTAGTTTTATTTTCAAAATGCAACTATCTAAACTCTAGCTAGTCTCTCCATAATAAATATATTACTATAATGCAACGAAAAAAGATCGGTCAATGCTCTAGAGTGGCAATGTGCATGCAATGTGGCGGCGTACTAGTGCATATTGACAACATTTTGCATATGTAAATTCATGATATTGGTTTTTTTGATGATCTAAGGAAGGTAAGGAAATTGTGATAGCCTTTTTTGAGGTTATTTAAGAAACACCATGAGACTAATTAAGTTAAGCTTGATCTTCTGCATAATAAAGTTAGAATGATGATTTAGAGAATTATTCAACCAATGATGTAATTTAAAGCTTCATATGAATCTCAAGATCACATGCATGATGCCGAGAAGGAGTTACCATCGAGTAGATCTTGATGAGGTAAGTTTAATGGTCATGGTTGTGGTGAGTTACTGTGTGAAGCACTAGGAATGTGAATTTGATGATGCTGTTGGATATAATCTTGATGGTTCAAGTAGGTTAATTGGGTTTTTGTGATGGGTCATGGGTTGGTTTTAGTCAGATCCATTTAGTTGCTGAATTGGTCATATGTTGACCAAGTTTGAAGGAGAATAATGGGGCTTAGTTGCCACTTTGATAGGAAGCACATGCCTATAGGTTTTTAGTATTTCCGTTTGTTTTTTTTTGCTATATATAGCTCTTTTGTAATCTATCTTAGTGTGTGAAATAACAGTAGAATAGTTTCACATCTCTTTCTCTTTTCTTCTTTCCTGTTGTGTACAACAACAAAAGGAGAATAGTTGTTTTGTTTTCTTTCTTATTTGATCAGAAGTTGTAGGGCCTGAaccaacatttggtatcagagcgaagGTTGAAGAGGGCCGGTTTGAGAGTCGACTTTCGAAAGGAAGGAGCCTTCGGGTGCGGGGCTGCCATCACAGCGAAAGCCGAGTGTTTGGCAATGACTGGTGTTTGGCAATGGCTTCTTCGAGGTTCTAGTCCTGGCAGAAACTATTGTGTGCAGCAGGTGGCTACAGTTTATTGTGGTGATTTTCCAGTTGAAACAAGAAGCGATGATGGTGAAGTAGGTCGCAGAGGGTCGTTGTGCTTCTCTGTATAGCATACAATGGGTGTTAATAAAGATGAAGGCGATTGTGAGGGTGCTTCGAGGTGGTGTTGCTCATGATTTTCACTGGTGTAGAATCCAATGGTTGTGCTCTTGGTTGTGAAGGCGAGAATGGTAGTTCTTCCGGCGGTAGGTTGTGGGTATGTCACAGGAAAATGGAGAAAGTTACCGGAGATGCATGAGAAAACGAACATAAAATATCCGTCAAGCAGGTGGCTTTGGGTTTGTTTCGTTTTTGCAGGTGAAAGAAGACGGGAAAAGCGAGTTGCTTTGTTTTCTTGATCGGTGGAAGACAGCTCTCGTTTCACAGAAGTGTTAGGAGAAAACGGATTATGTGTGGTGACAAACAACAGCCGGGTATGGAGGACTTTGGACGTGACCGAGGTGAAGGTCGGGTGTCCGGAAAAGTCGGGATTTGGTGATGACTTTGGACGTGGCCGAGGTGGAGGTCGGGTGTCCGGGAAAAGTCAAGAATCGAGTTGGTGATTAATGGCTGTTGTGAACAAGTGAAATTAGCAAGAAGTAGGAGGGTGAAGCAAGATCAAGATCATCAAGATTAGGGGGTGATTGTTGGATATAATCTTGATGGTTCAATTCAGGTTAATTGGGTTTTTGTGATGGGTTATGGGCTGGTTTTAGTCAGATCCATTTAGTTGTTGAATTGGTCATATGTTGACCAAGTTTGAAGGAGAATAATGGGGCTTAGAGCTTCCACATCAAGGACTTGCAAACATACTTGCAATGCCACTTCATCACTTTAAAATGCCACATATGATTTGATCTTTCACCATCTGCAAGGCTTGCAACTTGACTTATAttgtttttttaatcaaaatgcattaattaaatattaaaatcacTTTAAAGATATATGTATGAtcaatattgtaatttattggatCTCATGTTTTATAATCTTAAAAGTCTTAAATAATAAAACCAATTTGAAAATATTGTATGATCAATATGTAATATTTTGATTTTCAGGTTTTATAATGTTAGCAATTTTTATTTGAATTATAGATACTTATTCTCATGTTAATTTATTACTCATtattattaacttttaatattatgatATCTTTTAACTTATTATATTTATGTTATAGCAATTCATATGTCGATGATACttaattttctttaataaattaactttataatatatatatatatatatatatatatatatatatatataattgttgatACAGTAGTGGGGACCATATTTAAAAGATGAGTGTTATTGCACTGATGTGAGTAGTCATTGCAAAACTGACGTGGCACAATTGAAAGATTAGTGGCATTGCAGTGATGTGGATGACCTTAGTTGCCACTTTGATAGGAAGCACATGCCTGTAGGTTTTTAGTATTTCCGTTTGTTTTTTTTTGGCTATATATAGCTCTTTTGTAATCTATCTTAGTGTGTGAAATAACAGTAGAATAGTTTCACATCTCTTTCTCTTTTCTTCTTTCCTGTTGTGTACAACAGCAAAAGGAGAATAGTTGTTTTGTTTTCTTTCTTATTTGATCAGAAGTTGTAGGGCTGAACCAACAGATGTTGCCTGATGGAATTTAACTGAACTGAACCTAAGATCCCACTTGATGAGCTCATTTCTTTAGATGCTTACTACAATGCGAAGGCACAACAATAGAATCAAAATGGAACCTCAAAACCATTTAGAAAGGATTTGAAAATTACTTGACATTAAATACACAGAAGAGTAGTTTTTACTGAGGTTctatgaatgaactgaatctaaGAATCTATTGATCTATTAAAAGATTTTGTGAGGAAGacactaagggggtgtttggcttagcttctTAAAgtccaaaagtcctttttggaaaagttacaaaaagttaggatttcctgacttttccaaaaagttgattttctttgtataaaaattccaaaagtagctttttaaaactagtttaccaaacatcttttgctttttttcttttccaaaaaggatttttggctgtgaaaagctaagccaaacaccacCTAAAAGGTAGTACATCCAGATATGTTCTTTaatcgagatatatgagttgtcaAAAAACTAATATACAAAGACTAGGtagtattttaaaaatatattttagattTTGGGGATGCAAATAGTCATTTACCAAGATTATTTAAAGGAAATAACGCGTCAATTAGATAATTagtatttaagttatgtttatccTTATCCTTTCTTATCCTTAGGTGTTATTTTTTTTTAGGAAAATGACTTGTAAGGGTAACGAAATACTAGACTTGtacaaaaaataccattgaactttttttttgtacacatatcACCAATCAACTATAGCTTTTGTACACATATGACCATTAAACTTCActtttgttcaaaaaataccattatGTTACTGGTAATAGTAGGTCACCAGTCACGTAACATGCCACGTGGCATGCCATGTGGCTGCTGACATGGATTTTATTGTATATTATGTACATGTTATACCATTAAactattttttgtacacattataccattaaactttttttgtGTACATTTTGCCATTAAActttttgtacacattttaccattaatcttatataatttattcaaaaaatatcatttaaaaaaatacatatttttgcATAAAATGGGTTTTCCATCACCTATTGTGACTTCCTGATTTTGTAAGGTTTGGGGGAAACGTTTTGTTTTTTTACAATGATACTAAGGACTTTCTTTTACAACTACATTGTGAATTTATGTTGGTCATACATCAATTGAAACCCACAAGGTTTGAACTTGAGACTTTTATCTGGAGTGGCGAAGAAATACTCAATTGTTCATTATTTTAGCTAATGTTTAGTAAACATATTATGTCGATGTTTACCGATAGAAAAATGACTTATAATGATAAGTTTGCTAAGATTTAGAAAATCAGTAAAATCCACATCAGGTGATGGGAAACCTACTTTTATGTaatgatatatattttttgaaatgatatttttttcaataaattatataacattaatggtaaaatgtgtacaaaaaaagtttaatggtaaaatatgtacaaaaaaaaaaaagtttaatggtataatgtgtacaaaaaatactttaatggtataatgtgtacaTAATAAACAGTAAAATCCACGTCAGCAGCCACATGGCATGTCACGTGGCATGCTACGTGGCTAATGACCTATTATTATCGGTAAtataatggtattttttgaacaaatgtgaagtttaatggtcATATGTGTACAAAAGCTATAGTTGATTGGTgatatgtgtacaaaaaaaaagttcaatggtattttttgtaCAAGTCTAATACTTTATTAccttacaagtcattttcccccttttttttttttgaaccggaaAATCTAATCTGAACTCCTAAACTAATATCACCtaattccacctatgtccacgacgggacttgaacccttaACCTTAAAGAGGGAAGACACCACCTGATACCActgggctagaagccctttggtttAGGTGTTATTCTTTTAGCATATCTAGAATTCATTTTTGCTTCCAATTCTAATAGGGTTCTATATAACCCTCGAGTGATAGAAACATAATCTTGAAGTTCATTTTTATTCTTCAAATTTTATATACTATCAAGATACTACGTGGCTCCAACGCATATACTAACCCTTCATTTGATCTGAATTCACCTTTCTACATCCATCCAGATTATCCATGACAAATACATGTCAATGAAAACCTTGATGACAACAATTATGCCCACTACATCAAATAAGAATGAACTTTACTACTTTTACCAAAATAGGTAACATACTTTGTAATTTTTATTGGTTATTTATCACAATTTTTGTCGAAAAGATCATTGTATTTTTTATTGGTTATTTATCTAACAATAATATATAGCTCCAAACATATAGTCTTTGTGTTGTtgctaaaaaaattcaaaatatataaaacaaGTCTTTTCTGTCCAATGATATTGTAATTTTTTATTGGTTATTTAAAAAATCACTTTATTTAGATTTCTATTTATTTAGCCGtttgaatttaaaaataattatgtTTCTTGTAGATTGTAGACGTTTAGTCCACCGATGTGGTCTGTAGACTGCACACGTTTTAACTCTTaagaaacaaacaacacctaacgtTATTCGTATGGCTAGCCCAGAGCTGTTAATGTCGTCGGAGCTTGAGTTCATGTATTAATGTCTATTTCaagtgtttttattttaattttgaagTTCTTTAGATCCTAGTCTATAATAAATAACGAGACAGAAAAAACATTAATGACATGTATCAAAATGTATCAAATCGAATCGAATTATTACAATATTTCACCTCATGGTAGTAAtacagaaaaaaaatatatataattacgtACGTCTTCGAAAAGCTACATAATTAACCATCCATATAAAAATCACCAAATCTAAATTGATAGTCTTCGGAACTTACCTCATAATTAAAGTGAGATTTATGGTTGGAAGGAGCACGCAGTGATAAAtctaaaacaatatttgtttAGGAGGAAGAAACTTATCATCCAATATGATAGTCGCAAGAAACCAATACTGGCGTCCAATCAACCAGTACAAAAATAGAAAACTTACCATGTACGAGAGTGTAGTCAAAAGATATTGTGACTGTATATACTTTTTTGGGAAGAGTAGAATGAAGTTGTATGAGAAAGCAGCTATCACAAATATGATCGACTCGGCAAGAAATGCCATAGCAAATGTGAGCTTAATGAATAATACTCTAAATAAAGCAGTTTCTGTATAGTGAGAGCTAATGATGGATAAGAAACAGAAAATTGAAGTGGAAGCCAATATAAAAGACACACCATTCGATAGAAGAATGCTATTAAGGTGCTTGTTTTCAGTGAACACAGGCTTACCTGTGTCTTGGTTGTATCCACCTACAAATGTAATACAGGCTGCAAAACTTATggttgctataagtgcggcaaccACCATTAATTCAGATGATATCTTTTTGGTCCACTCCACGCCTCTTGCAACTAGCTCTTTATGATTCTCGTTAAATAATTCACGTGGTCGTATGCCAGCTTTGTTCTTCTTTTCTCGAAGGGAAGGAGGGAGTATACCACACACACTCTGTGAACGCATATATAGATATTACATAATCATGATCAATTTATAAAAGACATTGTATCAACACAAGTCCTTCAACATTGGGATAGTTGAAGAAAACGTAAGGGGAAAATATCCAGTTTTACTTAATTCGgtaatgagaaattaaatatcctcctactttttcTCCTATATATCCTTCTatatgtgtaacatttaatgctcatttaatgagatttaaaaatattttagaatactaatatgacacatgtcatcatttaaatgGGTAGGAGGATTGGTAGGATCAAAAGGTAGAAGGATGTTTAATTTCTCTTCGGTAATTAATTTGTACGTATACATGCATttacccctctctctctctctcttagaaaaaaataatgagactttaacTAAAGAAGATATACAAAAAAaggaggaaaactatgaacataaACTAATATTGTGCGAACGATAATGCAGTAAATTACTGAATATACAAGTATTGTATTGTGTCTTCGATTTGATTTGCGATCGTCGTGTCAAATGTGTAAGATACTTATGGATCTACGAATCTCCAAGGAGAAAAAGTCATCATGCTTAATTTGTTAGCTAGTCATATAAACGGAAAGGGTGATTATCAATTTGCTAATCATACCAACTGCTAATAAAAGATAGATATATTTTTTTACTATCATTAACCGAATAAAACACATATTAAAATTGTTAACCTAAATAATATTGTGTATTATGTTGTATTATAAAACCCATGTGGCCCACTTTGTGTAGCCCTCTTAGTGAGCCCAtcatatatttattatatattgcATTTCATGAGAATGACGATTATGAGAAAACACTGATTAGAAAAAATAGGCTTATATTTAATTAAGGTCTCTGTGTCTTCTATCAATATTCTTAGTTTGTCTCATGCAACATCTAAAGCAGTTTGCGTAAGAATCTTTGTTATAAATTAAGTTGGAGTGAAAGATCAAAGCCAAATATAATGAAATACGCACCTGGAACCATGCTAGATCTGTTAGCAGTTGTGCAGCTGGCCCTGGAATGTCCTTCAATAGATAATCACTCCTTGTTGTCTTGCTGAGGATCCCGACTAAATGCAACATATTATTACCATTTTCGTCTTCAAGATCAACTATTGATTCCTTCATTGAGCCTAGAACATGCAATAGGGAGTAGATACCCCTATATCGATGTGTTACAGCAACATGAAAAATACTTTGCTTGTTATCATTTAGTGCTAGTACTTGCTCTGGATATTGACGAATTAGCTCGACTACAAATGCTGTGTTGCCCATTTCTGCAGCTACAAATAGTACACTGGAGGAATAGTACTTATCATCCGTAATCTGGTCAGGAGACCCTCTTACCATGTCATCAATTTTAGTTTTGGGCAATTTCATAATATGTCCCCAAATGATTCTAAGCAATTCCATGGCTTGATTTCCCTCGTTAACAAGTCCGTCATATCCATCGCGTAGGAAAACTGAGAAACCAATTAAGTGGATGATATTATTTACTTTGAATAGTTAGTTAGCTATGAGTTAATTTTGAATGAAAGTGCTTAAATGAGAAATAAAATGTGTGAATACATGCATGAGGGAATATTCACATTAGAAGATAACAATatgaccattatatatatatatatatatatatatatatatatatatatatatatatatatatatatatatatatatatatatatatatatatatatatatatatatatatatatatatatatatatatatatatagagagagagagagagagagagagagagagtaaatgaGTGATAATTCTCAATAAcacatacaagaaaaatctctagTGCCAATAGACTAACTAATGATATGTTATCAATTTTATTGAATAATGTGGCACAACTTTCCTTTTTCATGCCGGTATTTATAATACATTTTAAACTGAAAGATGGTCtaaccaatttattattcttttgTATATTATTGTTGGCTTGTTATAAGTAATAATTTATGTCAAGTTAATACCTTCATTAAGAGGTTTTTATTAATTatcattatgattatgattagacTATTGAGATACTAAAGTCTCGACGAAAGACTCTCTTAAGAGTCCTGCCCTTTGATGTTTAAGAGTTGATCCCCTTAATTGACCGCTCCAATTACTAGAATAGAGAGCATGTCCAGCGATAGAGCCGTAAAAAACATA of the Lactuca sativa cultivar Salinas chromosome 6, Lsat_Salinas_v11, whole genome shotgun sequence genome contains:
- the LOC111878266 gene encoding ankyrin repeat-containing protein ITN1 yields the protein MSSSSGILGSVQLNSISQHHQIHIPNASHSNSPQPRSLNLPRQDLLDDGRREEFLEICFPLYKASMAGDWENAKDILDKRQELVRFSINRNNETALHVAAYRGNTFFVENLVRLMENEDLELRNSSSNTALCLAAVAGHVKVAKILVNKNKALLDITGSQEKMPLYMAALSGKKAMVKYLYKNSERMTSGFWTDESRGCVLLACVEAELFDVALQIVKDRPELAVSERSLLGVLARNSGAFRKQYNLIQRIVFLRDGYDGLVNEGNQAMELLRIIWGHIMKLPKTKIDDMVRGSPDQITDDKYYSSSVLFVAAEMGNTAFVVELIRQYPEQVLALNDNKQSIFHVAVTHRYRGIYSLLHVLGSMKESIVDLEDENGNNMLHLVGILSKTTRSDYLLKDIPGPAAQLLTDLAWFQSVCGILPPSLREKKNKAGIRPRELFNENHKELVARGVEWTKKISSELMVVAALIATISFAACITFVGGYNQDTGKPVFTENKHLNSILLSNGVSFILASTSIFCFLSIISSHYTETALFRVLFIKLTFAMAFLAESIIFVIAAFSYNFILLFPKKYIQSQYLLTTLSYMVSFLFLYWLIGRQYWFLATIILDDKFLPPKQILF